The Anopheles cruzii unplaced genomic scaffold, idAnoCruzAS_RS32_06 scaffold04642_ctg1, whole genome shotgun sequence genomic interval GAACCATTCGAGACTAATCAAGCACTTGCCAGTTGTACGGATGAATTCGAAGCCGTTAGTTGGAATGGCGATCGGTAGTCGAGAGCGTAGTTCATCGACAGTACAAGCCTTTAGGCTACTAGTGATCTGTATTGGATGTCTAGTTTGGGCAGCAGGTACGCACTGTCTCTTATCTGGCTGTCTGGTGTACTGAACCATGTGTAGTGACCATCTACTTTCCTTTCAGATTGTAGAATCTCGGAAACTAGTAAGTTTCGTAGTGTACGCAGTTCGCGAAGAGAGTGAAATGCCAATCGCGAGCGACCAAAATTTACCATCTCGTATCGACTCATGTGCCCGGTACAGAATGCGAAGAGTACCGCAGTATCATCACGTCGAGGCGCGGAGCTATCTCGCTGAAGCTGCGACCTAAGCCGACCTATTATCAACTGTACAACTGCTCGAACACTGTGCAGCTGATTGTCGGCGGTGAGGCGGCCAAAAATGGCGAATTCCCACACCACGCACTGCTCGGTTACGCCAGCGGAAAGGATGCAGCCTCGGCTTCGGCGTTAAGTTTCAGCTGCGGTGGTTCCCTGATTTCCGAACGTTTCGTGCTAACAGCTGCGCACTGTTTCAGCCACGGCGATCCGATCGTCGTGCGACTAGGAGAGTACGATCTGAATCTACCGCTTTCGCTCAGTCGGATCGACTTCGGGATAGCGAAGATCATCCGCCATCCGCAGTACAAGAACGCACGGTCCTACCACGACATTGCCCTGGTAAAGCTCAACGAAacggtttcattttccaaaaccaTTCGCCCAGCCTGTCTTTGGACGGAACCGGCGCTCAATGTGAGCCAgttcgtggccaccggattCGGAAGGCTGGAAGAAGGTATTGTGGTGGCCGCTTAGGGCTTATGATGGTACTCACTCAATATGTGTGATGCTCTTCTTTCAGGCAGTTTCGAACTCTCCAGCAAATTGATGAAGGTCCAGCTTGATCTCTTTCCGACCACGGACTGCGATCAGCTGGTT includes:
- the LOC128277211 gene encoding serine protease snake-like — its product is MAIGSRERSSSTVQAFRLLVICIGCLVWAADCRISETKCEEYRSIITSRRGAISLKLRPKPTYYQLYNCSNTVQLIVGGEAAKNGEFPHHALLGYASGKDAASASALSFSCGGSLISERFVLTAAHCFSHGDPIVVRLGEYDLNLPLSLSRIDFGIAKIIRHPQYKNARSYHDIALVKLNETVSFSKTIRPACLWTEPALNVSQFVATGFGRLEEGSFELSSKLMKVQLDLFPTTDCDQLVQLNRRFSDG